The following DNA comes from Gemmatimonadales bacterium.
GGCCCCGACCTTGAAGGATGACTTCGGCAACCCCATCCCGGCCACCGATCTCACCCAGAACTGGACCTTCAACGGCGGACCCGAGGTGGAGGATATCTATCGTCGGCTCAGGACCGGGCTCGACGGCACGCCGATGCCATCGTTCAGCGACCTCATCGAGGGCAACATCGTCACTGACGGCGACCTCTGGCGCATCGCGGCCTTCGTCCGCAGCCTCTCGCCCGACGATCCGCCCCGCGTCCGCGACGTCGTGAACGCCGCACGCATCGAGGGCGCCCTGCCCTCGGGGCCGGACGACAGCACCTGGACCCGGGCGGACCGCTACTACTTCCCGCTGGTCGGCCAGGTGATCCTCAAGCCGAGGAACTTCGCGCCCACGGTTAGCGGCGTCTGGGTCCAGGCGCTACACAACGGAGAGCAGCTGGCCCTGCGCGTCACGTGGCACGACCCATCCCAGAGCCCGGACTCGTCGTGGAACATCTGGCGCGGCCGCATGGCTCGCGCCATGGCGTCCGACGACTCGGCCGCCGCGGATACCACTTCCCCCCTCCCCGACCGCCTGGCCGTGCAGTTCCCGACGCGCCTCCCGGAGGGGATGGAGCGCCCCTATTTCCTGATGGGCAGCGCCGAGCAACCGGTGTATCTTTGGCAGTGGGAAAGCGAGCCGCGGGCGACCGCGGAGGGCCTGGCGAGGGGCGTGGGGCAGTTCGAGCCGCTCGCCGGCACCCCGGACCCGCTGACGTCGGCCGCGATCTACGATCGTGGCGAGTGGCGCGTCCAGTTCGTCCGGGCGCTCGCCACCGCCGATTCGGTCAACCAATTGCAGTTCGTGCCCGGTCGCGCCATCCCCATGGCGATCTTCGCGTGGGACGGCTCGAACGGCGAGGCGGGCACGCGGATGTCGGTCGCCTCGTGGGTCAACATCTCCCTGGGGGAGAGAGCGCGCGCCGGCACGTACGTGTGGCCGCTGCTGGCCATGCTCTCGACGGGCGGCCTGGGGCTGGTCGTGATCGTCCGCGCGCAGCGGGCGGCGGTAACTTCGAAGTAACCTTCAGACCCAGCGGAATCGGAGGCGGTATGAACGGATGGCGCAAGGCGTCGGCGGGGATCGCGTTCGGGATCTGGGCACTCGCGGCTGCGGCCTGCAGCAAGGGCGGCGAGAGCGGCGGTGCGGCCGGCGGCAGCGCCGCGGCGGCGGCGGCCGTGGCGTTCCCGGTGGACACCACCACCGCTGCCACCGTCACGGGGCGTATCGCCTTCACTGGCGCGAAGCCCGCACCGCAGCGGATCGACATGAGCGAGGAAGCGACCTGCGCCGCGAAGCACCCCAACGGCGCCTTCACGGAAGCGGTCGTGGTGAACGACAACGGTACCCTGCGCAACGTCTTCATCTACGTGAAGAGCGGCCTGCCCGCCAACCTCACTTTCCCGACGCCCGCCGCGGTCGAGATCAACCAGGACGGCTGCCAGTACATCCCCCACGTCTTCGGCGCCCAGGTCGGGCAGACGATCACCATCCGGAACAGCGACGGTCTGTTGCACAACATCAAGGCCGTGCCGACCACCAACCGGCCGTTCAACATCAGCCAGCCCACCAACATGACCACGGCCCGCACTTTCGCGAGCGCCGAAGTCACGGTGCCGCTCCAGTGCAACGTGCACAGCTGGATGAGCGCGTTCGTCGGCGTGCTGCCGCACCCGTACTTCTCGGTCTCGGATGCCGACGGCGCGTTCCGGATCGGCCGCCTGCCGCCGGGCACCTACGAGATCGAGGCGTGGCATGAGCGTCTCGGCACTCAGACGGCGACCGTGACCGTCGGGGCGAGCGAGTCCAAGGACGTCGCCTTCACCTTCCGCGGCTCCTGAGGCTGCGGACCCTTCGGCGCGGAGAAGCCTCATGCAGCATTGGTGGTTCCCGACCAACGCCTCCAGCTACGGCGCGGAGCTGGACAATCTCTTCGTCCTGATCCTGTACATCACGGGGGCGGTGTTCGTCATCGTCGAAGCGGGCCTGCTGGTCTTCCTCTTCAGGTACCGGAAGCGCGAGGGCCGGAAGGCGACCTACGTCGAGGGAAACACCACCGCCGAGATCATCTGGACGACGATTCCCGCCGTGGTGTGCCTGTTCCTCGGCCTGTTCAGCCAACCTCTCTGGTCGCGCATCAAGGACCCGGCGCGCATCCCGGCCGACGCCGTCCCTCTCGAGGTCACAGCCAAGCAGTTCGAGTGGCACTTCGGCTACCCCGGCCCCGACGGGCTCCAGGGCACGGCCGACGATTACCAGAAGCGGAACGAGCTGCACGTCGTCGTTAACCGGAACTACAGCGTCCGGCTCCAGTCCGAGGACGTGATCCACAGCTTCTTCATCCCCGCCTTCCGCCTCAAGCAGGACGCGGTGCCGGGCATCCACATCATGGCCTGGTTCCAGCCCACGCGGACCGGCGAGTACGAGCTGGGCTGCGCGGAGTTGTGCGGCCTGGGCCACTACCGCATGCGCGCCCGCGTCTTCGTGCAGACGCCGGAAGAGTTCGCCGCCTGGCAGGCGAGCCAGATCGCGCCCGTCACGCCGGTCGCCAGCGACCGCACATCGAACAGCGGGAGGACGGCGAGATGACCACCGCAGGTGTGGCCACCGAGCAGGTGGGGCACGCGCACCACGACGACCGGTCGTTCATGAGGAAGTACATCTTCTCGACCGATCACAAGATCATCGGCATCCAGTTCCTCTTCCTGAGCCTGTTCTTCCTGCTGGTGGGCGGCCTCCTGGCCATGGTCATCCGCTGGCAGCTCGGGTTCCCGGGCAAGGCGATGCCGCTGGGCGGCGCGTGGCCGAGCACCATGGCGCCCGACGGGGTAGTGCTGCCGGAGTTCTACGCGGCGCTGGTGACGATGCACGGGACCTTCATGGTCTTCTTCGCGATCATGCCGCTGCTGGTGGGCGTGTTCGCGAACTACCTGATCCCGCTCAAGATCGGGGCGCCGGACATGGCGTTCCCCAAGCTCAACATGTGGTCGTTCTGGCTGATGATACCGGCCGGGGCTCTCATGTTGGCCGGCTTCTTCGTCGAGGGCGGCGCCGCCGCCTCGGGCTGGACCGCCTACGCGCCGCTGTCCGCGAATCCCGAGTACACCGGCGCCACGTACGGACAGCAGCTCTGGTGCCTCAGCATCGTAGTCTTCGCGCTCTCATCGCTGCTCGGCTCGGTCAACTACATCACGACCGTCGTGAACATGCGCGCCCCGGGGATGACCTGGTTCCGCCTGCCGCTCTCGATCTGGGCGCTGTTCATCACGGCGATCCTCGCGCTCCTGGCCGTGCCGATCCTCGCCGGCGCGATCATCATGCTGCTGTTCGACATGATCCTGCACACCCACTTCTTCATGCCGGCGGGCGGCGGCCAGCCGCTGATGTGGCAGCACCTCTTCTGGTTCTTCGGCCACCCCGAAGTGTACATCCTCATCCTGCCCGCGATGGGCATCACGTCCGACCTCATCGCCAACGGCTCGCGTAAGCCCATCTTCGGCTACCACTCGATGGTCTACGCGCTCTGCGGCATCGCCTTCCTCGGCTGGGTCGTGTGGGGCCACCACATGTTCCAGAGCGGCATGAACCCCCGCCTCGCGACCACCTTCATGGTCTCGACGATGTTCATCGCCGTGCCCTCGGCCATCAAGGTGTTCAACTGGATGGGCACGATGTGGAAGGGCAGCATCCACTTCACCACGCCGATGCTCAACGCCATTGCCTTCGTCGCGATGTTCACCATCGGCGGGCTCTCGGGCATCTTCATGGCCTCCACGCCGGTGGACATGTACATCCACGACACCTACTTCATCGTGGCGCACCTCCACTACGTCCTCTTCGGCGGCAGCCTCTTCGCCATCTTCGGCGGGATCTACTTCTGGTTCCCGAGCATGTTCGGCAGGATGATGAGCGAGCGGCTGGGCAAGCTGCACTTCGTGCTGACGTTCATCACCTACAACCTGGTTTTCTTCCCGATGCACATCCTCGGCATCGGCGGCCATATGCGACGCATCTACGACCCGTCACAGTACGCGTTCCTGAAGCCGCTTCAGCCGATGAACACCTTCATCACGGTGAGCGCCTTCGCGCTCTTCGTCAGCCAGCTGCCCTTCATCTGGAACTTCTTCCACAGCTTGTTCTGGGGGAAGAAGGCCGAGATGAACCCCTGGCACGACAACGGTCTCGAGTGGACGGTGGCCTCGCCGCCGCCCCACGGTAACTTCGCGACCACTCCGACCGTGTACCACGGCCCCTACGAGTTCAGCCGGCCCGACATGGAGCAGGACTACCTGCCCCAGAACCAGCCGCTGCCCGCGTCGTCGAACGCGGCCGCCCACTAGGAGAACGCCCCGCGATGTCGCATGCAGCCACCCACGCCGCCGGCAACGCCGAAGAGGGGATGGGCGTCTACACCCAGAAGCTGGGGATGTGGGTCTTCCTCTGCTCCGAGGTCATGTTCTTCACCGCCCTCATCGGCTCGTACATCATCCTCCGCTGGGGCAGCGCCGAGAGCTGGCCGGTGCCGCAGCAGACCCTCAACGTCCCCCTCACCGCGCTCAACACCTTCATCCTGATCTGCTCGAGCGTCTCCATGGTGAAGGCGTACGTGGCGGCGGTGAACGACGACCAGCCTGGCCTCCGGAAATGGCTGCTCACCACGGTGGCGGGCGGCGCGACCTTCGTCGGCGTGCAGGCGTACGAGTACATTCACCTCATCGAGAAGGGCTTCCTGCCCAGCTCGGGGCTCTTCGGTTCGACGTTCTACACGATGACGGGCTTCCACGGCTTCCACGTCACCTGCGGAGTGATCTCCATGGCCTGGGTGACGATGCGGGCCTTCCAGGGCAAGTACGCCGGCGGGAAGTTCCACGGGATCGAGACCCTGGGCCTGTACTGGCACTTCGTGGACCTGGTCTGGATCATCCTGTTCACCATCGTCTATCTGTTCTAGAGGAGCCGCCACGACATGGCGACCGTCGAGCACCAGCACCCGAACTACATCGCCATATGGATCTACCTGGCCGTGCTGACCGGCGTGGAGCTCCTCGTGGCGATGCTCCACTTCCTGCCGCGCCACTGGCTGATCGGAGCGCTCATCTTCCTCGCCATCTGGAAGGCGCTGCTGGTGGCGTTGTACTTCATGCACCTCAAGTTCGAACCGAAGCGTCTCGTCGTCATGATCCTGGCACCGCTGCCGCTCGCCGTGATCATGGTGATGATCATCCTTCAGGAGTTCGGCCGGTGATCCCCTTTCACCGCCTCCTGATCGGGACCGCGATCCTCTTTTGCGCGTTCTTCGCGGTGTGGGGCTGGCGTGAGTACCAGGCGGCGGGCACCACCTGGGCCCTGGTATCGTCGATCGCCTTCGCGATCTTCGCGGTCGGGTTCGTCGTCTATTTGGCGATGCTGAACAAGTTCCTGGGAAAATGACCGCTCCGCAGGCCTACCACCGCTCGCTGCACCGCTACGCGCTCGCCGTCGCCGGCGCGACGTTCGTCCTCGTGGTCGCCGGTGGCCTGGTCACGAGCACCGGGTCGGGCCTCTCGGTCCCCGATTGGCCCCTCTCCTTCGGGACGCTGTTCCCCCGGATGGAGGGCGGCGTCCGCTTCGAGCACACCCACCGGCTCATTGCCGCCACGGTCGGGCTGCTCACGATCGGGCTCGCCGTCTGGATCGCCCGCCGCGAGCCGCGGCGCTGGGTCCGGGGCCTCGCCTTCGTCGCGGTAGGGGCAGTGGTCATCCAGAGCGTCCTCGGCGGCCTCACGGTGCTCTTCAAGCTCCCGACGCCGATCTCCGTCGCCCACGCGAGCCTCGCCGAGGTCTTTTTCGCGATGACCGTGGCGCTCGCGCTCGTCACTTCACCTCGGTGGCTCACCCCGCCCGACGAGAGGCCCGATTCGGGGAGCCCCTCCACCCGGACCCTGGCCCTCGCCACCGCGACCGCGGTCTACGCGCAGGTCCTCCTCGGGGCGCTGGTGCGGCACACCGGGGCAGCCCTGGTCATCCCGGACTTCCCCCTGGCCTTCGGGCGGCTCATCCCGCCGGTCACATCCTCGCTGGTCGCCTACCAGCTGGCGCACCGCGCCGGTGCCGTGATCGTCACCCTGCTGGTAGCCTGGACCGCCGCGAGCGTACTGGGGAGACATGGAGACCAGCCCCTGCTCCGCCGGCCCGCGCTCGCCCTGGTCGCCCTGCTCGGCTTTCAGATCCTCCTGGGCGCCCTGACCATATGGACCCGCAAGGCCGTGACGCCCACCACGGCCCACGTCGCGACCGGCGCCCTGCTCCTGATCACATCGGTGATCCTGGCGCTCCGGGCCCAGCTCCTTCTCACCCCGGCGGCCGGGGCCGGCGCGCTCGTCCCAGCGGGCGCCACGCGATGAGCGCGTCCCTGGGCCTGCCTTCGGCGCACGCGCTCTCGCGCGGGCGGCTGGCGGACTTCCTCGCCCTCACCAAGCCGCGTATCACGTTGCTCGTGGTCCTCACGACGCTCGTGGGCTACCTCGCGGCGGCGGGCGGGGCGGCGGACGCCACGCTGCTCGTCCACACGCTCCTCGGCACGGCGCTGGTCGCGGGGGCGGCGAGCGCGCTCAACCAGGTCGCGGAGCGCGAGGCCGACGGGGAGATGCGCCGGACCGCGCGGCGGCCCCTGCCGGCCGGACGCCTCGGCCTCGGGGAGGCCGCGGTCTTCGGCGTAGGGATGGCGGTGACCGGTGCGCTTTACCTCGCGGCGGTCGTGAACCCGCTGGCAAGCGCGCTCGCCGTGATCACGGCCGTGAGCTACCTGCTGGTCTACACCCCGCTCAAGAAGGTCACCTCACTGGCGACCGTGGTCGGCGCGGTCCCCGGCGCCATCCCGCCCATGATCGGCTGGGCGGCGGCGCGCGGCACCCTGGGACTCGAGGCATGGATCCTCTTCGGCATCGTGTTCTTCTGGCAGATGCCACACTTCCTCGCCATAGCGGCCATCTTCCGCCTCGACTACGAGCGGGCCGGCTTCCGGGTATTGCCGGTGGTGGACCCGGCGGGCGCCAGCACCGGCCGGCAGTCCGCCCTCTACGGCCTCGCGTTGATCCCGATCAGCCTGCTCCCATCGCTGGTCGGAATGGCCGGCGCCGGGTACTTCTTCGGCGCGCTGGCCCTGGGCGCCGGTTTCGTGCTGTTCGGCGTCCGCCTCGCGCTCGATCCCTCGAGCCTTGCCCGGGCCCGGAGCCTGTTCCGGTTCTCCCTGATCTATCTCCCCCTCCTCTGGACCGCGCTGCTCGTCAGCTGAGCGCCCGGCTACCATGGAGCTCCACGACCTTCCCGCCGTCAACGCCACGTTGAACGGCATCACCGCGACCCTGCTGTGCACTGGGTACGTCTTCATCAGGAAGCACCGTATCGCGGCCCACCGGGCCTGCATGATCGCCGCGTGCTGCGTGTCGGCGCTATTCCTGGGATCGTACCTCTACTACCATTTCCGCACCGGATCCAGGCACTTCGAGGGTGAGGGCTGGCTTCGGCCGCTGTATTTCGCTATCCTCGTTTCGCACACGATCCTGGCGGCTGCCGTCGTCCCGCTGGCACTGGTGACGCTGTACCGCGGTCTGACCTCGCAGCACCCGAAGCACAAACGCATCGCACGCTGGACCCTGCCCATATGGCTCTACGTTTCGGTGACGGGCGTCGTCGTCTACTTGCTGCTCTATCGCCTTTCCTTCTAGCGGCCGCCGCGCCCCTGGACGGGCAGATGGCGGGGCACGATCGCCTGGACAGCACGATGTTCTGGACCGGCGCCCTCCTCGCGTTCACGCCGGTCGTCATCGGCCTGGTGGCGTTGGGAGTCATCCTGCACCATCGCAAGAAGAAGATTGCGGGGTCGGGCCGTGACCCCAGCTGACGACCCGCC
Coding sequences within:
- a CDS encoding ethylbenzene dehydrogenase-related protein, translating into APTLKDDFGNPIPATDLTQNWTFNGGPEVEDIYRRLRTGLDGTPMPSFSDLIEGNIVTDGDLWRIAAFVRSLSPDDPPRVRDVVNAARIEGALPSGPDDSTWTRADRYYFPLVGQVILKPRNFAPTVSGVWVQALHNGEQLALRVTWHDPSQSPDSSWNIWRGRMARAMASDDSAAADTTSPLPDRLAVQFPTRLPEGMERPYFLMGSAEQPVYLWQWESEPRATAEGLARGVGQFEPLAGTPDPLTSAAIYDRGEWRVQFVRALATADSVNQLQFVPGRAIPMAIFAWDGSNGEAGTRMSVASWVNISLGERARAGTYVWPLLAMLSTGGLGLVVIVRAQRAAVTSK
- a CDS encoding carboxypeptidase regulatory-like domain-containing protein codes for the protein MNGWRKASAGIAFGIWALAAAACSKGGESGGAAGGSAAAAAAVAFPVDTTTAATVTGRIAFTGAKPAPQRIDMSEEATCAAKHPNGAFTEAVVVNDNGTLRNVFIYVKSGLPANLTFPTPAAVEINQDGCQYIPHVFGAQVGQTITIRNSDGLLHNIKAVPTTNRPFNISQPTNMTTARTFASAEVTVPLQCNVHSWMSAFVGVLPHPYFSVSDADGAFRIGRLPPGTYEIEAWHERLGTQTATVTVGASESKDVAFTFRGS
- the coxB gene encoding cytochrome c oxidase subunit II, with translation MQHWWFPTNASSYGAELDNLFVLILYITGAVFVIVEAGLLVFLFRYRKREGRKATYVEGNTTAEIIWTTIPAVVCLFLGLFSQPLWSRIKDPARIPADAVPLEVTAKQFEWHFGYPGPDGLQGTADDYQKRNELHVVVNRNYSVRLQSEDVIHSFFIPAFRLKQDAVPGIHIMAWFQPTRTGEYELGCAELCGLGHYRMRARVFVQTPEEFAAWQASQIAPVTPVASDRTSNSGRTAR
- a CDS encoding cbb3-type cytochrome c oxidase subunit I, yielding MTTAGVATEQVGHAHHDDRSFMRKYIFSTDHKIIGIQFLFLSLFFLLVGGLLAMVIRWQLGFPGKAMPLGGAWPSTMAPDGVVLPEFYAALVTMHGTFMVFFAIMPLLVGVFANYLIPLKIGAPDMAFPKLNMWSFWLMIPAGALMLAGFFVEGGAAASGWTAYAPLSANPEYTGATYGQQLWCLSIVVFALSSLLGSVNYITTVVNMRAPGMTWFRLPLSIWALFITAILALLAVPILAGAIIMLLFDMILHTHFFMPAGGGQPLMWQHLFWFFGHPEVYILILPAMGITSDLIANGSRKPIFGYHSMVYALCGIAFLGWVVWGHHMFQSGMNPRLATTFMVSTMFIAVPSAIKVFNWMGTMWKGSIHFTTPMLNAIAFVAMFTIGGLSGIFMASTPVDMYIHDTYFIVAHLHYVLFGGSLFAIFGGIYFWFPSMFGRMMSERLGKLHFVLTFITYNLVFFPMHILGIGGHMRRIYDPSQYAFLKPLQPMNTFITVSAFALFVSQLPFIWNFFHSLFWGKKAEMNPWHDNGLEWTVASPPPHGNFATTPTVYHGPYEFSRPDMEQDYLPQNQPLPASSNAAAH
- a CDS encoding cytochrome c oxidase subunit 3, which codes for MSHAATHAAGNAEEGMGVYTQKLGMWVFLCSEVMFFTALIGSYIILRWGSAESWPVPQQTLNVPLTALNTFILICSSVSMVKAYVAAVNDDQPGLRKWLLTTVAGGATFVGVQAYEYIHLIEKGFLPSSGLFGSTFYTMTGFHGFHVTCGVISMAWVTMRAFQGKYAGGKFHGIETLGLYWHFVDLVWIILFTIVYLF
- a CDS encoding cytochrome C oxidase subunit IV family protein, whose translation is MATVEHQHPNYIAIWIYLAVLTGVELLVAMLHFLPRHWLIGALIFLAIWKALLVALYFMHLKFEPKRLVVMILAPLPLAVIMVMIILQEFGR
- a CDS encoding COX15/CtaA family protein — its product is MTAPQAYHRSLHRYALAVAGATFVLVVAGGLVTSTGSGLSVPDWPLSFGTLFPRMEGGVRFEHTHRLIAATVGLLTIGLAVWIARREPRRWVRGLAFVAVGAVVIQSVLGGLTVLFKLPTPISVAHASLAEVFFAMTVALALVTSPRWLTPPDERPDSGSPSTRTLALATATAVYAQVLLGALVRHTGAALVIPDFPLAFGRLIPPVTSSLVAYQLAHRAGAVIVTLLVAWTAASVLGRHGDQPLLRRPALALVALLGFQILLGALTIWTRKAVTPTTAHVATGALLLITSVILALRAQLLLTPAAGAGALVPAGATR
- the cyoE gene encoding heme o synthase; its protein translation is MSASLGLPSAHALSRGRLADFLALTKPRITLLVVLTTLVGYLAAAGGAADATLLVHTLLGTALVAGAASALNQVAEREADGEMRRTARRPLPAGRLGLGEAAVFGVGMAVTGALYLAAVVNPLASALAVITAVSYLLVYTPLKKVTSLATVVGAVPGAIPPMIGWAAARGTLGLEAWILFGIVFFWQMPHFLAIAAIFRLDYERAGFRVLPVVDPAGASTGRQSALYGLALIPISLLPSLVGMAGAGYFFGALALGAGFVLFGVRLALDPSSLARARSLFRFSLIYLPLLWTALLVS
- a CDS encoding DUF420 domain-containing protein, producing the protein MELHDLPAVNATLNGITATLLCTGYVFIRKHRIAAHRACMIAACCVSALFLGSYLYYHFRTGSRHFEGEGWLRPLYFAILVSHTILAAAVVPLALVTLYRGLTSQHPKHKRIARWTLPIWLYVSVTGVVVYLLLYRLSF